One Fontisphaera persica DNA window includes the following coding sequences:
- a CDS encoding immunoglobulin domain-containing protein has translation MKNGWRLGALWLCLGMMAMAQEPFWVNITSPTNGQFIAHPSLPLPVTVQYFDAEGMVVRVDYYRGKTYVGTSTNAPFTLLWTNPPAGTNLLRALATDNNQVSVWSPTVEIVVNAQPELTVARPREGELVALGTPLVVSLAASDADGSITNLAVYLDDALLGLLTLPPYDIILTNLSLGPHTLRVEATDNWGETTGVTRSFQVIVPDPGFMDDFEPDVEPGAWVAFAGALGVDVLVTNYAGAVSGVNSLWFGGDDERYLVSRPLSLLDEARVAFYLRYAAGGREEWGETLLPEEAVQLEYRVGNGEWNVLEVFTNALLTNWTFLEIPLPPAAISTNTQFRWYQPAHGGVGFAQWALDDVVIHTGARPPVILRQPSHRTASEGETVVFEVEASGSPPLSYRWFVNGTLWPFASGPQLVFEDVTTFQNGWRVWAEVSNPAGVATSTVAWLTVAQPDTDIFRILSFSTNNVVAIDHNNLTGDDRGGLVVSSNRVFITGDNYTAHYDAGTLGGGARMNVVLDGLVADLRTEKIYSLAEGTNQFQHYNLTRVDGLLELDGNTGLWTGRRVALSQPITIQTWNSGVFSGSGRFVLWTSSRLYHISLPDGTVTDLGVLSFPQYSGSESWAIWGVAECFSNALHLVYVRDTRNIVRSTVGPGAAPGQLGLQTVVLQNFYNLGDMASITLSLSRNRWYFHHEAGSQFRPNGGEILGYAAVSVERSLQAPPFIIASPASQYLQTGGTAVLAVSDAGALPRSYQWFHNGQPLAANTNRLVITNVQSQSLGDYYVVVANPYGSATSGVANVVVGNVPRITTHPTNVTVLAGNTLELRVEAEGDAPLFYNWYFQGEWIGYTNPVLTLPNVNLNYQGGYYAVVSNYFGAVTSRTAMVTVLSPPMISLQPADLSTLPGNDGALQVAVVGTPPFAYQWYYNGEAILAATNDTLKLSSIQSGNLGLYHVVITNLYGAATSRMAQVRFVQLLPNTFRIVNLLTNNSKTVDHESLTGDDCGGIAVSRSHVFVTGDSRTGRWLAGDLTQASTVGSSPYYGLVCNLRTETVYSFAQGTRLIDYSSNQRITHLVELHGTNLTQTGRTIELSRAITNTYGSLVCSGFNRVGLYDSTTRIYYDIELPSGRVTPYGPAPDTAQFYIYGSETWAAWGVVEYYDEAPYMVYCSVDWNTGRSSINRTRVSDWQTSVVNNFENLGDMGNFTVSISRRRWYFHHESGSQFRPEYGETAGFADAELLFVDATNAPPEILQHPADVEVVLGAEARFSVSSYGGEPLSYQWRLNGTNLVGATDRLLVITNAGYQHQGDYTVVVSNAFGMAVGGPARLTIDRGTLTNRLLVFGITNLWRYHQQGQDLGTTWRGTAYSDATWPQGRGLLAVEDNPAIAPINTLLSLTTPGGGAITTYYFRTTFNLPAVQGARGVRLISSNLVDDGAVIYLNGLEKARIRMNQGTVNASTFANATAPEGVYEVVTLDTNGVFFGAANVMAVEVHQQSATSSDVVFGMALYAEVLYPNDPPVILQEPADVEVDYLGRVQLSVVASGMAPLSYQWYQGNLRLPAFTGPTLELANVTSFQAGNYRVVISNAIGVVTSRIARVTVRIPPEIWDHPQSGEGWVGGSLSLLVTATGTDLGYQWWHNGAPLPLATNAELVLAPLQMAHAGEYYVVVSNAVAAVTSQVATVIVHGLSLPPESLQWSNGVLRLAFDVPAGTSLDIETSEDLRQWTRAASFTNPQGRIVFEDQQAADRPRRFYRLKLSP, from the coding sequence ATGAAGAATGGCTGGCGGTTGGGCGCCTTGTGGCTTTGCCTGGGAATGATGGCAATGGCCCAGGAGCCTTTTTGGGTTAACATCACCTCGCCCACCAACGGGCAATTCATCGCGCACCCCTCACTGCCCCTGCCGGTGACGGTGCAATACTTCGACGCCGAGGGCATGGTCGTGCGCGTGGACTATTACCGCGGTAAAACGTATGTGGGCACATCCACCAACGCGCCTTTTACCCTGCTTTGGACCAATCCCCCTGCCGGCACCAACCTGTTGCGCGCACTGGCGACGGACAACAACCAGGTCAGTGTCTGGTCACCCACTGTGGAAATTGTCGTGAATGCCCAGCCGGAATTAACCGTGGCACGGCCGCGAGAAGGTGAGTTGGTGGCTTTGGGCACCCCTCTAGTTGTGAGCCTTGCAGCATCGGATGCCGACGGCAGCATCACCAATCTCGCGGTGTATTTGGACGATGCCCTGCTGGGGCTGTTGACCCTGCCCCCCTACGATATCATCCTGACCAATCTCAGCCTGGGTCCCCATACCTTGCGGGTGGAGGCCACAGATAATTGGGGCGAAACCACGGGGGTCACCCGGAGTTTTCAGGTCATCGTGCCTGACCCCGGTTTCATGGATGACTTTGAACCAGACGTGGAACCGGGGGCGTGGGTCGCCTTTGCCGGCGCTCTGGGGGTGGACGTGCTGGTGACCAATTATGCAGGCGCGGTTTCTGGCGTGAACAGCTTGTGGTTTGGGGGTGACGATGAACGATACTTGGTGAGCCGGCCGCTTTCTCTGTTGGATGAAGCAAGAGTGGCTTTTTATCTGCGTTATGCGGCCGGGGGGCGCGAAGAATGGGGAGAAACCCTTTTGCCCGAAGAGGCCGTGCAACTGGAATACCGCGTGGGCAACGGAGAATGGAATGTCTTGGAGGTGTTCACCAATGCCTTGCTGACCAACTGGACTTTTTTGGAAATTCCCCTACCGCCGGCAGCCATTTCCACCAACACCCAATTCCGCTGGTACCAGCCGGCGCATGGCGGTGTGGGATTTGCCCAATGGGCTTTGGACGATGTGGTCATTCACACCGGCGCCCGCCCTCCGGTCATCCTGCGTCAGCCGTCCCATCGCACAGCGAGCGAAGGCGAAACGGTGGTGTTTGAAGTGGAAGCATCTGGCAGCCCACCGCTGAGTTACCGATGGTTTGTCAATGGGACCCTTTGGCCTTTTGCCTCCGGCCCCCAATTGGTTTTTGAGGACGTTACCACCTTCCAAAATGGCTGGCGCGTCTGGGCGGAAGTGAGCAATCCGGCGGGCGTGGCCACCAGCACCGTCGCGTGGTTGACGGTGGCTCAACCAGATACCGATATCTTTCGCATTTTGAGCTTCAGCACCAATAACGTGGTGGCCATTGACCATAACAACTTGACGGGGGATGACCGCGGCGGATTGGTGGTGTCCAGCAATCGCGTCTTTATTACCGGCGACAACTACACGGCGCATTACGATGCAGGCACGCTCGGCGGGGGCGCACGGATGAATGTCGTCCTGGATGGCCTGGTGGCTGATTTGCGCACGGAAAAAATCTATTCGCTGGCTGAGGGAACCAATCAATTCCAGCACTACAATTTGACCCGTGTGGACGGTTTACTGGAATTGGATGGCAACACCGGACTTTGGACAGGACGCCGAGTGGCGCTGAGCCAGCCCATTACGATTCAAACCTGGAATTCCGGCGTTTTCAGTGGCAGCGGGCGTTTTGTTTTATGGACCAGCAGCAGGCTTTACCATATTTCGTTGCCGGATGGCACCGTCACCGACCTGGGGGTCCTGAGTTTTCCACAATATTCCGGCTCTGAAAGTTGGGCCATCTGGGGAGTGGCGGAATGTTTCAGCAATGCCTTGCACTTGGTGTATGTGCGGGACACCCGCAACATCGTGCGGAGCACTGTGGGGCCGGGAGCCGCTCCCGGACAGCTTGGACTGCAAACGGTAGTGCTGCAAAACTTCTATAATTTGGGCGACATGGCCAGCATCACGCTCTCCCTTTCCCGCAATCGCTGGTATTTTCACCATGAGGCTGGTTCCCAATTTCGTCCCAATGGCGGCGAGATACTGGGATATGCGGCGGTCAGCGTTGAGAGAAGCCTTCAAGCTCCACCCTTTATCATTGCCTCGCCGGCGTCCCAATATTTGCAAACGGGAGGAACCGCAGTGCTGGCGGTTTCCGATGCCGGGGCGTTGCCCCGGAGTTATCAATGGTTTCATAACGGGCAGCCGCTGGCGGCCAACACCAACCGGCTGGTCATCACCAATGTGCAAAGCCAGTCGCTGGGGGATTATTACGTGGTCGTTGCCAATCCCTACGGCAGCGCCACCAGCGGCGTGGCCAATGTGGTGGTGGGAAATGTACCACGCATTACCACCCACCCTACCAATGTAACCGTGCTGGCCGGTAATACACTGGAACTGCGCGTGGAGGCGGAAGGAGATGCTCCCTTGTTTTACAATTGGTACTTCCAAGGCGAATGGATAGGTTATACCAATCCAGTTTTAACGTTGCCCAATGTTAACTTGAATTACCAGGGCGGGTATTACGCTGTGGTTAGCAATTATTTTGGCGCCGTCACCAGCCGCACGGCCATGGTCACAGTGTTATCCCCACCCATGATTAGCTTGCAGCCAGCGGACTTGAGTACTCTTCCCGGAAATGACGGCGCGTTGCAGGTGGCAGTCGTAGGCACCCCGCCATTTGCCTATCAATGGTATTACAACGGCGAGGCCATTCTCGCGGCCACGAATGACACGTTGAAACTCAGTTCCATCCAGTCAGGAAACCTTGGCCTCTACCACGTGGTGATTACCAATCTTTACGGAGCCGCCACCAGCCGGATGGCGCAGGTGCGATTTGTCCAATTGCTGCCGAACACCTTCCGTATCGTCAATCTGCTCACCAACAACAGCAAAACGGTGGACCATGAATCGCTGACGGGCGACGATTGCGGTGGCATCGCGGTCTCGCGCAGTCATGTTTTTGTAACCGGCGATAGCCGCACCGGTCGTTGGCTGGCCGGCGACTTGACCCAAGCCTCCACGGTGGGTTCCTCTCCTTATTACGGGCTGGTCTGCAACCTGCGTACGGAAACCGTCTATTCTTTCGCTCAGGGCACGCGGCTCATTGACTACAGCAGCAACCAGCGCATCACCCACCTGGTGGAGCTGCATGGCACCAATCTGACTCAGACCGGGCGCACCATCGAATTATCACGTGCCATTACAAACACCTATGGAAGCCTGGTTTGTTCGGGTTTCAACCGCGTGGGTCTCTATGACTCCACCACGCGCATATACTATGACATTGAACTACCCAGCGGCCGTGTCACTCCCTACGGCCCGGCTCCCGATACAGCCCAGTTTTACATTTATGGCTCTGAAACCTGGGCGGCATGGGGAGTGGTGGAATATTATGATGAAGCGCCTTACATGGTGTATTGCTCGGTGGATTGGAACACGGGCCGTTCCTCCATCAACCGCACCCGTGTTTCCGACTGGCAAACGTCGGTGGTCAATAATTTTGAAAATTTGGGTGACATGGGCAATTTCACCGTGTCCATTTCCCGCCGGCGCTGGTATTTTCACCACGAATCGGGTTCACAGTTTCGCCCGGAATATGGCGAAACCGCGGGCTTTGCTGATGCCGAATTATTATTTGTTGACGCCACCAACGCCCCACCGGAAATCCTCCAGCATCCTGCGGATGTGGAGGTTGTTTTGGGAGCCGAAGCGCGTTTTAGCGTTTCTTCCTATGGAGGGGAACCACTGAGCTATCAATGGCGGCTGAATGGCACCAATCTGGTCGGAGCCACGGATAGACTGCTGGTGATTACCAATGCCGGCTACCAACACCAGGGGGATTACACCGTGGTGGTCTCGAATGCCTTTGGCATGGCAGTGGGTGGACCGGCCCGGTTGACCATTGACCGGGGCACCCTCACCAATCGGTTGCTGGTGTTCGGCATCACCAACCTCTGGCGTTACCACCAGCAAGGCCAGGATTTAGGCACGACCTGGCGCGGCACTGCTTACAGTGACGCCACCTGGCCGCAAGGCCGCGGGCTGTTGGCCGTAGAGGACAACCCGGCGATAGCACCCATCAACACGCTCTTGAGCCTGACCACGCCCGGCGGTGGGGCCATCACGACTTATTATTTCCGCACCACCTTCAACCTGCCCGCCGTGCAAGGGGCGCGTGGGGTGCGTTTAATCTCCTCCAATCTGGTAGATGACGGCGCGGTCATTTACCTTAACGGGCTGGAGAAGGCGCGCATCCGGATGAATCAAGGCACGGTCAATGCCAGCACTTTTGCCAATGCCACTGCCCCGGAGGGTGTTTATGAGGTGGTGACGCTGGATACCAACGGAGTGTTTTTTGGCGCAGCTAATGTCATGGCGGTGGAGGTGCATCAGCAAAGCGCAACAAGTTCGGATGTGGTCTTTGGCATGGCCCTCTACGCGGAGGTGCTTTACCCGAATGACCCGCCGGTGATTTTGCAGGAGCCGGCGGACGTGGAGGTGGATTACCTGGGACGAGTTCAATTGTCCGTGGTGGCCAGCGGCATGGCGCCATTGAGTTACCAGTGGTATCAAGGCAATTTGCGCCTGCCAGCCTTCACCGGCCCAACGCTGGAATTGGCCAACGTCACATCATTCCAAGCGGGCAACTACCGGGTGGTGATTAGCAACGCCATCGGGGTGGTCACCAGCCGCATCGCCCGCGTCACGGTGAGGATTCCCCCGGAGATTTGGGACCATCCACAAAGCGGCGAAGGTTGGGTGGGCGGCTCTTTGTCCTTATTAGTGACGGCCACCGGTACTGACCTAGGTTACCAATGGTGGCACAACGGCGCGCCCCTGCCGCTGGCCACCAACGCTGAACTGGTGCTAGCGCCGCTGCAAATGGCTCATGCGGGAGAATATTACGTGGTGGTCTCCAATGCGGTGGCAGCCGTGACCAGCCAGGTGGCCACCGTTATCGTGCATGGGTTAAGCCTGCCACCGGAGTCTTTGCAATGGTCCAATGGCGTCTTGCGACTGGCGTTTGATGTCCCTGCGGGCACGAGCCTCGACATTGAAACTTCTGAGGATTTGCGGCAATGGACACGAGCCGCAAGTTTCACCAATCCCCAAGGGCGAATTGTATTTGAAGACCAGCAGGCCGCCGACCGGCCCCGCCGGTTTTACCGCCTGAAATTAAGCCCTTGA
- a CDS encoding lamin tail domain-containing protein, giving the protein MWEWLGLRAGSPARGRGATGRWGVEVAGVPEGVTPERGAVLRVGFNVTGNGMPVGAYPAGAGYTHYRWRLDGGPWSGETPIGTPIVLSGLPDGAHVVEVAGKNDAGWWQDDPVFGEDAVVTRVSWVVDGSRLPVRLNEVLASNRRSFEFNERTPDAVELYNYGSSPVDLSGLRLTDDPAAPDKYEFPAGTILGPNQYLIAIAANDEGQPGYYLDFNLRREGGGLYLYDAAHRGGALLDAVEYGPQATDYSIGRLPDGSWTLCQPTLGNANIPVELGDPTQLRINEWLAASQFSAFNDFVELFNPQTVPVSLGGLYLTDKLDGWPTRHVIAPLSFIGPRNFTVFQATGEPERGPDHLNFRLASEHGDLALLGPDLRVIDTVYYDFLAPDASQGRSPNGSPSIYVFNQPTPGAGNPFTGGSTNIVTTNILLVDFTSTWRYQADGTDLGTTWRNVGYNDGAWPSGPGLFGKSLSGNYPIPTGTVLNELGQTTVYFRTRFVYTGETNGFQLALSHYIDDGAVVYLNGTEILRYNMPAGTITYSNNASSSVSGNAPLVGPVLLPLTGLVSGTNVLAVEVHQASGSTDMAMAMNLTLTRTTTNITGGSVVINEVFALGENYTNVVGVASDWVELYNPGDQPVNLAGMSLSDNTANPARWTFPAGTVLGPRSYLVVLFDGQQPSSTNGTSVMNTGFGLKAEGGGVYLYDDTLTLLSSAVYGIQTTDFSIGRVPDGLGAFVLTAPTPRGANIAMPLGNPSLLRLNEWMPNDRDGRDDWFEIYNPGSLPVALGGLFVTDDLLNPTKSPIPPLSFIGGGTNAYLKLIADNNPAAGANHVRFRLDATRESLGLATSNGYIDSVSWNYPVSQPGVSEGRFPDGSTNIVFFPDTPSPGESNYRPLTNIVINEVMAHSDPPLEDAIEVHNVTDQPVDIGGWFLSDSKGTLAKYQIPPGTVIPPRGFKVFYEYQFNDNPQDNRQAFALSSAEGDEVYLSAATTNGTLTGYRTSVKFGPSFSGTSFGRHVTSDNRSEFVAMSRRTFGVDEPNSVTEFRTGNGASNAYPAISPVVIRQIMYHPPDLDTNDNVIHEFIELYNRTTGTVPLYDPLYPTNTWRLRDAVDFEFPQGFSLPPGGSVLVVSFDPVLQPELLANFRTTYRLSTNMPIVGPYRGKLDNSDESIELKQPDTPEQPPSPDAGLVPYVEVDRVRYYDRAPWPAAADGTGYSLQRVAVALFGNDPANWVAAPVNFLQTNAVALNTPPVLAAIPNRTVALGQTLVFTNAATDADVPAQTLTFELGAGAPAGAAVHPVTGVFTWTPLAMGVYPITIIVRDNGVPSLSATQTFTVTVEDRRAQLTQSGSNIQIRWQTQAGRQYQVQYKDRLTDPVWLDLPGGLVTGNGGPAMVPDVLSPTRPQRYYRIMLLP; this is encoded by the coding sequence ATGTGGGAGTGGCTGGGGTTGCGGGCGGGCAGTCCGGCGCGGGGGCGTGGGGCGACGGGGCGATGGGGGGTGGAGGTGGCGGGGGTGCCGGAGGGGGTGACGCCGGAGCGTGGGGCGGTGTTGCGGGTGGGCTTTAATGTGACGGGGAACGGGATGCCGGTGGGGGCGTATCCGGCGGGGGCGGGTTACACGCATTACCGGTGGCGGTTGGACGGGGGCCCGTGGAGCGGGGAGACCCCGATTGGCACACCGATTGTGTTGAGCGGGCTGCCGGATGGGGCGCACGTGGTGGAGGTGGCAGGGAAGAATGACGCCGGCTGGTGGCAGGATGACCCGGTGTTTGGGGAGGATGCGGTGGTGACCCGGGTGAGTTGGGTGGTGGACGGCAGCCGGTTGCCGGTGCGGTTGAATGAGGTGCTGGCCAGCAACCGGCGGTCGTTTGAATTCAATGAGCGCACCCCGGATGCGGTGGAGCTTTACAATTATGGTTCGTCGCCGGTGGATTTATCTGGCTTGCGCCTGACCGATGACCCGGCTGCGCCGGATAAATACGAATTCCCGGCCGGAACCATTTTGGGACCGAACCAGTATTTGATTGCCATCGCGGCCAATGATGAGGGACAGCCCGGGTACTATCTGGACTTCAATTTGCGCAGAGAGGGCGGCGGGTTGTATCTGTATGACGCGGCGCATCGGGGCGGAGCGCTGTTGGATGCTGTGGAGTATGGCCCGCAAGCCACTGACTATTCCATTGGCCGTCTGCCAGATGGAAGCTGGACGTTGTGCCAGCCAACTTTGGGCAACGCCAATATACCGGTGGAATTGGGCGATCCCACCCAATTGCGCATCAACGAATGGCTGGCAGCCTCGCAGTTCAGTGCCTTCAATGATTTTGTGGAATTGTTCAACCCGCAAACCGTACCGGTGTCTTTGGGCGGCTTGTACTTGACCGACAAGCTGGATGGCTGGCCCACCCGTCACGTGATTGCGCCGTTAAGTTTCATCGGACCACGCAACTTTACCGTGTTTCAGGCCACTGGCGAACCTGAGCGCGGGCCGGATCATTTGAACTTCCGTCTGGCTTCCGAACATGGCGATTTGGCCTTGCTGGGGCCGGATTTGCGGGTGATTGACACGGTCTATTATGACTTCCTAGCGCCTGATGCCTCGCAAGGCCGCAGTCCCAACGGCTCGCCCAGTATTTATGTGTTCAACCAGCCCACCCCTGGAGCAGGCAACCCCTTCACGGGAGGCAGCACCAACATTGTGACCACCAACATCCTCTTGGTGGACTTCACCAGCACATGGCGTTATCAGGCTGATGGAACGGATTTGGGCACCACATGGCGCAACGTCGGATACAATGATGGCGCCTGGCCCAGCGGGCCGGGGCTGTTTGGCAAATCGCTAAGTGGCAATTATCCCATTCCCACTGGCACCGTCTTAAATGAATTGGGGCAAACAACGGTGTACTTCCGCACCCGGTTTGTTTACACCGGCGAAACGAACGGCTTCCAACTGGCGTTGTCGCACTACATTGATGACGGCGCGGTGGTGTATTTGAATGGCACGGAAATCCTGCGGTACAACATGCCTGCCGGAACCATCACTTATAGTAACAACGCCTCCTCCAGTGTCAGTGGCAATGCGCCGTTAGTCGGGCCGGTGCTGCTGCCGCTGACGGGTTTGGTGTCAGGCACCAACGTGCTGGCCGTGGAGGTGCATCAGGCCTCGGGCAGCACTGATATGGCCATGGCCATGAATTTGACGCTCACCCGGACTACCACCAATATCACGGGCGGCTCCGTGGTGATCAACGAAGTCTTTGCCCTGGGCGAAAATTACACCAACGTCGTGGGTGTGGCCAGCGACTGGGTGGAGTTGTACAACCCGGGAGACCAGCCGGTGAATCTGGCCGGCATGAGCTTAAGCGATAATACCGCCAACCCGGCCCGTTGGACCTTCCCCGCCGGCACGGTTTTGGGCCCTCGCAGCTATCTGGTGGTGCTATTTGATGGGCAGCAACCATCCAGCACCAATGGGACCAGCGTGATGAACACGGGCTTTGGCCTGAAAGCTGAAGGCGGTGGCGTTTATTTATACGATGACACGCTGACGCTGCTTTCCTCGGCGGTGTATGGCATACAAACCACTGACTTTTCCATCGGGCGCGTGCCGGACGGCCTGGGGGCCTTTGTGTTGACGGCTCCCACCCCACGGGGGGCCAATATTGCGATGCCGTTGGGGAATCCCTCCCTGCTCCGCCTCAACGAATGGATGCCCAATGACCGGGATGGCCGGGATGACTGGTTTGAGATTTACAATCCGGGCAGCCTGCCGGTGGCGCTGGGGGGACTGTTTGTAACGGATGATTTGTTGAATCCCACCAAATCCCCCATCCCGCCGCTGTCTTTCATTGGCGGTGGCACCAATGCCTACTTGAAATTAATTGCGGACAACAACCCAGCCGCCGGAGCAAATCATGTGCGCTTCCGTTTGGATGCCACTCGTGAATCCCTCGGTCTGGCGACCTCCAATGGTTACATTGATTCGGTCAGTTGGAATTATCCGGTCTCGCAGCCGGGCGTGAGTGAGGGACGATTCCCCGATGGCAGCACGAACATCGTGTTCTTCCCCGACACACCGTCGCCCGGCGAGTCGAATTATCGTCCTTTGACCAACATCGTCATCAACGAAGTTATGGCACATAGCGACCCGCCGCTCGAAGACGCCATTGAAGTGCACAATGTCACCGATCAACCAGTGGATATTGGCGGTTGGTTCCTGAGCGACAGCAAGGGCACACTGGCGAAATATCAAATCCCGCCGGGCACCGTGATTCCGCCGCGCGGATTCAAGGTGTTTTACGAGTACCAATTCAACGACAATCCGCAGGACAACCGCCAGGCGTTTGCGCTCAGCTCGGCTGAGGGCGATGAGGTTTATCTGTCAGCCGCCACCACCAATGGCACACTGACCGGCTACCGCACCAGCGTGAAGTTTGGCCCCAGCTTCAGCGGAACCAGCTTCGGACGCCATGTGACCAGCGACAATCGCTCGGAATTCGTGGCGATGAGCCGGAGAACTTTTGGGGTGGACGAGCCTAATTCCGTCACTGAATTCCGCACGGGCAACGGCGCGAGCAACGCCTACCCAGCCATCAGCCCGGTGGTCATCCGGCAAATCATGTATCATCCGCCCGATCTGGACACCAATGACAACGTCATTCATGAATTTATCGAGCTCTACAACCGCACCACCGGCACGGTGCCGTTGTATGATCCTTTGTACCCCACCAACACCTGGCGGTTGCGCGATGCGGTGGACTTCGAGTTTCCGCAAGGATTTAGTTTGCCGCCGGGCGGCTCAGTGCTGGTGGTGAGTTTTGATCCGGTTCTGCAACCGGAGCTGCTGGCCAATTTCCGGACCACTTACCGTCTCTCCACCAACATGCCCATCGTGGGCCCCTATCGGGGCAAATTGGATAATAGCGATGAAAGCATTGAATTGAAACAGCCCGATACCCCTGAACAGCCGCCCAGCCCGGACGCCGGCCTGGTCCCGTATGTGGAAGTGGACCGGGTGCGGTATTATGACCGGGCACCGTGGCCGGCCGCCGCGGACGGCACAGGTTATTCCCTGCAGCGGGTGGCGGTGGCCCTCTTCGGCAATGACCCCGCCAACTGGGTTGCCGCGCCAGTGAATTTCCTGCAAACCAATGCTGTGGCGCTGAACACGCCGCCAGTGCTGGCCGCCATTCCCAACCGCACGGTGGCGCTGGGTCAAACCCTTGTGTTCACGAATGCGGCCACGGATGCTGACGTGCCGGCGCAGACCCTGACCTTTGAATTAGGCGCAGGCGCGCCAGCCGGCGCTGCGGTTCATCCGGTGACGGGGGTGTTCACCTGGACTCCCCTGGCGATGGGGGTTTATCCCATCACGATAATTGTGCGCGATAACGGGGTGCCCAGCCTAAGCGCCACTCAGACTTTCACTGTGACGGTGGAAGACCGCCGGGCGCAATTGACGCAAAGCGGCAGCAACATCCAGATTCGCTGGCAGACGCAGGCCGGCCGGCAATATCAAGTGCAATACAAAGACCGCCTGACGGACCCCGTCTGGCTGGATTTGCCGGGCGGGCTGGTCACCGGCAATGGCGGGCCAGCCATGGTGCCGGATGTGCTGTCGCCGACGCGTCCGCAGCGTTATTACCGGATAATGCTCTTGCCTTAA